The Topomyia yanbarensis strain Yona2022 unplaced genomic scaffold, ASM3024719v1 HiC_scaffold_6, whole genome shotgun sequence genome contains a region encoding:
- the LOC131695932 gene encoding histone H1A, sperm-like, with the protein MAETAIDVAATAPAVVASPPAAKAPPKQAAKASKSDAKKPKKSSTHPPVSEMVLAAIRTLKERSGSSLQAIKKYIAANYMCDVARLAPFIRKALKTGVEKGNITQTKGTGASGSFKVTVEAKKPAGDKKPPSGAAKKPKKSATKSGEKKNPPAGGGEKTSKPKAAIPAAKKSATKKAKAAAPAKANFHTQGLF; encoded by the exons ATGGCTGAAACTGCTATCGACGTTGCTGCTACGGCCCCTGCCGTCGTCGCCTCTCCGCCAGCCGCCAAAGCGCCACCGAAGCAGGCGGCCAAGGCTAGCAAGAGTGACGCCAAGAaaccgaaaaaatcttcaacccaTCCACCAGTGAGTGAGATGGTTCTGGCTGCCATCCGGACCCTGAAGGAACGGAGCGGATCATCACTGCAGGCGATCAAAAAGTACATCGCCGCCAACTACATGTGTGACGTCGCCAGGCTGGCTCCGTTTATCCGGAAGGCTTTGAAAACGGGTGTCGAGAAGGGAAACATCACCCAGACCAAGGGTACCGGTGCTTCCGGATCGTTTAAGGTGACGGTCGAAGCAAAGAAACCGGCTGGCGATAAGAAACCACCATCGGGTGCAGCGAAAAAACCGAAGAAATCGGCTACTAAATCCGGGGAGAAGAAAAATCCGCCGGCTGGTGGTGGTGAGAAGACCAGCAAGCCAAAGGCGGCGATCCCGGCCGCTAAGAAATCGGCTACGAAGAAAGCGAAAGCTGCTGCCCCTGCAAAGGCG AATTTTCATACGCAGGGGCTGTTTTAG